CGGAGGTGCACGATGAGCACGGTTCCTCCTATGAATACCGGCGCGATGGGTGCCGTTACTGCTGCCAGCGCTCGCACGACGAAGACTGGCGAACCTTATACACCGAAGCGCATCCTCGTACTTGGTGCGACGAGCGGCATCGCCGAGCAGTGCTGCCGTCTGTGGGCGGAGCGTGGCGATAGCCTCTTCCTTGTAGGCCGCGACACCAACAAGCTTGCAGCGGTGGCTGCGGACCTCAAGATTCGCGGCGCGGCGTATGTCGACAGCGCGGTGGCCGATCTTGACGACACGGCGCGCCATCCCGAGTTGCTGGCACATGCGATCAACTCGTTGGCTGGACTCGACGTAGCGTTCCTGGTGATGGGTGCTCTTGGCTCACAGCCTGCAGCGGAAAAGAACTTTGCCGACGCGCACCGCCTGCTGCACACGAACTACGTCGCTCCGGTAAGCCTGCTGACGTGGCTGGCGAACTACTGCGCGCAACGCCATAGCGGGACGCTCGCTGTGGTTAGCTCGGTCGCTGGCGAACGTGGCCGCAAGTCGAACTACGTGTATGGTTCGGCGAAGGCTGGGCTCACGGCGTTCACAGACGGCCTT
This genomic interval from Acidobacteriaceae bacterium contains the following:
- a CDS encoding SDR family oxidoreductase, producing the protein MGAVTAASARTTKTGEPYTPKRILVLGATSGIAEQCCRLWAERGDSLFLVGRDTNKLAAVAADLKIRGAAYVDSAVADLDDTARHPELLAHAINSLAGLDVAFLVMGALGSQPAAEKNFADAHRLLHTNYVAPVSLLTWLANYCAQRHSGTLAVVSSVAGERGRKSNYVYGSAKAGLTAFTDGLRNRIDREGVKVMTIKPGPVKTSMTEGMKGSEKFALVEVVAATLVKSIDKGTPVVYVPGIWRIIMAVIRTIPDSIFKKLNL